Proteins encoded within one genomic window of Burkholderiaceae bacterium:
- a CDS encoding Alcohol dehydrogenase, protein MKAAFITGHGGNEVVQVGERPAPVRRPGEVLVRMKAATLNRVDLYMRDSGAGITHRLPQIMGIDGAGIVEACDPNETRLKPGQAVVLHPGINCGRCEFCERGDDVLCTQIEILGEHRDGTFAELASVPARNVFAMPSCLSFAQAAALGVNHLTAWRMLFTRGQLKSPETVLIFGIGGGVSLAALQLAKAVGARVIVTSRSDDKLKHALALGADHAINGSTQDVAREALALTNGRGVDLVIENVGQAVWSSAMKSLVRGGRLVVCGATSGDQPPADLRRIFIRQLQIIGSTLGDLHEFRALLEFCGRGTVQPVQDSAFTLDRIHEALDRLDSGLQFGKIVIDLAAG, encoded by the coding sequence ATGAAAGCGGCTTTCATCACCGGACACGGCGGCAACGAGGTGGTCCAGGTCGGCGAGCGCCCGGCGCCTGTGCGCCGGCCGGGCGAGGTGCTGGTGCGGATGAAGGCCGCGACGCTGAACCGGGTCGACCTCTACATGCGGGACAGCGGGGCCGGCATCACGCACCGGTTGCCGCAGATTATGGGCATCGACGGTGCCGGCATCGTCGAGGCCTGTGATCCCAACGAGACCCGACTCAAGCCCGGGCAGGCGGTCGTGCTGCATCCTGGTATCAACTGCGGGCGCTGCGAATTCTGCGAGCGCGGCGATGACGTTCTGTGCACGCAGATCGAAATTCTGGGCGAACACCGCGACGGCACGTTCGCCGAGCTTGCCAGCGTGCCGGCGCGCAATGTGTTTGCCATGCCGTCCTGCCTGAGCTTCGCGCAGGCGGCGGCGCTCGGCGTGAACCACCTGACTGCGTGGCGCATGTTGTTTACGAGAGGGCAGCTGAAGTCCCCGGAAACAGTGTTGATCTTCGGCATCGGTGGCGGCGTGTCGCTGGCCGCACTGCAACTCGCCAAGGCCGTCGGCGCGCGCGTGATCGTCACGTCGCGTAGCGACGACAAACTGAAGCACGCGTTGGCACTGGGAGCCGATCATGCGATCAATGGCAGTACGCAGGACGTTGCCCGCGAGGCACTCGCGCTCACCAATGGACGCGGCGTCGACCTGGTGATCGAGAACGTCGGACAGGCGGTCTGGTCCAGTGCGATGAAGTCGCTGGTGCGCGGCGGTCGCCTCGTCGTCTGCGGCGCGACCAGCGGCGATCAGCCGCCGGCCGATCTGCGCCGCATCTTCATCCGCCAACTGCAGATCATCGGATCGACGCTGGGCGACCTGCATGAATTCCGCGCGCTGCTCGAGTTCTGTGGCCGCGGCACGGTGCAGCCGGTGCAGGACAGCGCATTCACGCTCGACCGGATTCACGAGGCGCTGGACCGGCTCGATTCCGGATTGCAATTCGGCAAGATCGTGATCGACCTCGCTGCCGGCTGA
- a CDS encoding SCO family protein, with product MPRSQTSPSESLAQRLTLALCAALIAAFGYGLYRYTAGLEVWTFEGQRRLALQAGRLHAAPVPLLEEATTPIRLWPSAGGAPTAAYLVDFVYTRCPSVCSVLGNEYQQMQAQLAAERRASNDARAVRLVSISFDQQHDDAASLRAYAREHAIDPSLWTLAIPASAADTRRLMRSLDVVAIPDGLGGYVHNGAIHLIDASGQLRGLYEFDQWPEALAAAKRLAAAEAR from the coding sequence ATGCCGCGATCGCAGACGTCCCCGAGTGAATCGCTCGCGCAGCGGTTGACGCTGGCGCTGTGCGCAGCGCTCATCGCGGCGTTTGGCTACGGTCTGTACCGCTATACGGCCGGGCTGGAGGTCTGGACCTTCGAAGGCCAGCGCCGCCTCGCGCTGCAGGCGGGCCGCCTGCACGCCGCTCCGGTGCCGCTGCTTGAAGAGGCCACCACGCCGATCCGGCTGTGGCCGTCGGCAGGAGGCGCTCCGACGGCGGCGTACCTGGTCGACTTCGTCTACACCCGCTGCCCCAGTGTCTGCAGCGTCCTCGGCAACGAATATCAGCAGATGCAAGCACAATTGGCTGCAGAGCGCCGGGCCTCGAATGACGCGCGCGCGGTACGCCTGGTTTCGATCTCGTTCGACCAACAGCATGACGATGCTGCCAGCCTGCGCGCCTATGCGCGCGAGCACGCGATCGACCCATCGCTCTGGACGCTCGCGATACCGGCCAGCGCGGCCGACACCCGGCGTTTGATGCGATCGCTCGATGTGGTCGCCATCCCGGACGGGCTGGGAGGATACGTGCACAACGGCGCGATCCATCTGATCGACGCGTCGGGACAGTTGCGCGGCCTGTACGAGTTCGACCAGTGGCCCGAGGCGCTTGCCGCCGCCAAGCGGCTCGCCGCGGCCGAGGCGCGATGA
- a CDS encoding Cytochrome c oxidase (cbb3-type) subunit CcoN, which translates to MDPASILIYAFVVSFVALMVFIWSQRGGLFDRSDAGAEVIFAPGEIGRIEEPAGTANSQQALQGAVDAAGTGTSAHGDPHEIAERAEADASTGPLIFFFYCCSIVWLLVASLAGLTASIKLHDPDWLTSQQWLTFGIIRTIHLNSVAYGWTPMAGLGTVLFVIPRVLKTPLIGMRYAFLGAILWNTGLVAGLGAIATGFNAGLMWLEMPWQVSILMAVGGALIGLPLVLTLVNRRVEHLYVSVWYMGAALFWFPVLFITAKIPALYTGIGAATMNWWFGHNVLGLFYTPLALASIYYFLPKIIGRPIRSYNLSLLGFWALAFFYGQVGGHHLIGGPVPQWMITLSIVQSMMMIIPVAAFSVNMYQTLEGQLATFRYSPTLRFIGVGGLMYAASSLQGSIEALRSVNRITHFTHFTVAHAHLGLYGFVTLVFFGAMYFVMPRITAREWPYPRLISAHFWLVSVGFAIYFVALTIGGWLQGEAMLDATRPFMDSVALTIPYLEARSVGGALMGLGHLIFAIHFVAMVLNFGPTRDEPALFSHLYAKKVAQ; encoded by the coding sequence TTGGACCCAGCATCCATCCTGATCTATGCCTTCGTGGTGTCCTTCGTGGCACTGATGGTCTTCATCTGGTCGCAGCGCGGCGGGCTGTTCGATCGCAGCGATGCCGGTGCAGAAGTCATCTTCGCGCCCGGAGAGATCGGCCGCATCGAAGAGCCGGCCGGAACAGCCAATTCCCAACAGGCGCTGCAGGGCGCGGTCGACGCCGCAGGCACCGGGACGAGCGCTCATGGCGACCCCCACGAAATCGCCGAGCGGGCCGAGGCCGATGCGTCCACCGGTCCGCTGATATTTTTCTTCTACTGCTGCTCCATTGTCTGGCTGCTGGTGGCTTCGCTGGCGGGGCTCACTGCCTCGATCAAGCTGCACGATCCCGACTGGCTGACGTCGCAGCAATGGCTCACCTTCGGCATCATCCGCACCATCCACCTGAACTCGGTCGCCTACGGCTGGACGCCGATGGCGGGCCTGGGCACGGTGCTGTTCGTCATTCCGCGGGTACTCAAAACGCCGTTGATCGGCATGCGCTACGCATTCCTGGGCGCCATTTTGTGGAACACCGGCTTGGTAGCCGGCCTCGGCGCCATCGCAACGGGCTTCAACGCCGGTCTCATGTGGCTTGAAATGCCGTGGCAGGTGTCGATCCTGATGGCCGTGGGCGGCGCCTTGATCGGCTTGCCGCTGGTGCTGACACTGGTGAACCGCCGGGTCGAGCACCTGTATGTGTCCGTTTGGTACATGGGAGCCGCGCTGTTCTGGTTCCCCGTGCTGTTCATCACGGCGAAGATACCCGCCCTGTACACCGGCATCGGCGCAGCCACCATGAACTGGTGGTTCGGCCACAACGTGCTGGGCCTGTTCTACACGCCGCTGGCGCTGGCATCCATCTATTACTTCCTCCCGAAGATCATCGGTAGGCCGATCCGCTCCTACAACCTGTCGTTGCTGGGGTTCTGGGCGCTCGCTTTTTTCTATGGTCAGGTCGGAGGGCACCACCTGATCGGCGGGCCGGTGCCGCAGTGGATGATCACGCTGTCCATCGTGCAAAGCATGATGATGATCATCCCGGTGGCTGCGTTCTCGGTGAACATGTATCAGACCCTCGAAGGGCAGCTGGCCACGTTCCGCTACTCGCCGACCTTGCGTTTCATCGGCGTCGGCGGCCTGATGTACGCCGCCAGTTCACTGCAAGGCTCGATCGAAGCACTGCGCAGCGTGAATCGAATTACGCACTTCACTCACTTCACCGTCGCGCACGCGCACCTGGGGTTGTACGGGTTTGTGACCCTCGTGTTCTTCGGCGCGATGTATTTCGTGATGCCTCGCATCACCGCGCGCGAATGGCCTTACCCCCGGCTGATCTCCGCCCATTTCTGGCTTGTCAGCGTCGGTTTCGCCATCTACTTCGTCGCGCTGACCATCGGCGGCTGGCTGCAAGGCGAGGCGATGCTAGATGCAACCCGGCCGTTCATGGATTCTGTGGCGTTGACGATTCCGTATCTGGAGGCACGCAGCGTCGGGGGCGCCCTGATGGGCCTGGGCCATCTGATCTTCGCCATCCATTTCGTCGCGATGGTGCTCAATTTCGGGCCGACGCGCGACGAGCCCGCACTGTTTTCGCATCTCTACGCCAAGAAGGTGGCTCAATGA
- a CDS encoding Copper-containing nitrite reductase yields MTTPEVLPQHERENPEPVEGANPTPWFIIALVTALFIFGVVYIMRTTLNTPSSWGDGRTAADLQGAPAPAPGAKVDGAAVFASHCIACHQATGLGLPGVFPPLAGSEWVNGKPTVVAAIVLHGISGPLKVKGNEFNGAMPAFGGQLQDAEIAAVLTHVRSTWGNASPAITAETVAQVRKDTASRTEPFKGDSELDALEK; encoded by the coding sequence ATGACGACGCCTGAAGTCCTGCCACAGCACGAGCGCGAAAACCCGGAGCCGGTTGAAGGCGCCAACCCGACCCCATGGTTCATCATCGCATTGGTGACCGCGCTATTCATCTTTGGCGTGGTGTACATCATGCGCACCACGCTGAACACGCCGTCTTCCTGGGGCGATGGCCGTACGGCCGCGGACCTGCAGGGCGCGCCGGCGCCGGCTCCTGGTGCGAAAGTGGACGGAGCCGCCGTGTTTGCGTCGCATTGCATCGCCTGTCACCAAGCGACCGGCCTGGGTCTTCCAGGCGTATTCCCGCCGCTCGCCGGCTCCGAATGGGTGAACGGAAAGCCGACAGTCGTCGCCGCGATCGTGCTGCACGGTATCAGCGGACCGCTGAAGGTGAAAGGCAATGAATTCAATGGAGCCATGCCCGCGTTCGGCGGCCAGTTGCAGGACGCGGAAATTGCCGCCGTCCTGACCCATGTACGCAGCACCTGGGGCAACGCCAGCCCGGCTATCACGGCCGAAACGGTTGCGCAAGTGCGCAAGGACACGGCATCGCGGACCGAACCGTTCAAGGGCGACTCCGAACTCGATGCACTCGAGAAGTGA
- a CDS encoding NnrS protein involved in response to NO yields the protein MKPPTAPVKPADVPEQQPLGLPLLRLGFRPFYLGAAALAAIAVPVWVAVFFGLISFTRPMPALLWHAHEMLYGFAAGVIMGFLLTAVKAWTGLQTPRGPALGALALLWLAARIAAVVGPYPVYAALDIALLPLVALTLLAVLLRAKNRRNLPLVLILGLMAMANLTFHLAVLGVVDVPPMQPLYACLALIVMVESVITGRVVPAFMNNATPGLGLVIRRKPELLTLAVTALALAAWVFAPVGVPTMIVLLLAALLHVRRWVNWRPWAVGRRPILWVLYAAYAWIPIGLALLAFAALRLVPNSPGVHALAVGATGGLILGMVTRTARGHTGRPLKSSGPEILAYALVLAAAVLRVLLPLISPALLPLALIGAAAAWSGAFAIYLVIYAPWLLRARIDGKDG from the coding sequence ATGAAGCCACCTACCGCGCCCGTCAAGCCGGCTGACGTCCCGGAGCAGCAGCCCCTCGGGTTGCCGCTGCTGCGCCTCGGCTTCCGACCGTTCTACCTCGGCGCGGCTGCGCTCGCAGCAATCGCGGTTCCGGTCTGGGTCGCAGTGTTCTTCGGCCTGATTTCGTTCACGCGACCGATGCCCGCGCTGCTGTGGCACGCGCACGAGATGCTGTACGGTTTCGCGGCCGGCGTGATCATGGGCTTCCTGTTGACTGCGGTCAAGGCATGGACCGGGCTGCAGACGCCGCGCGGCCCGGCGCTCGGCGCGCTGGCGCTGCTGTGGCTGGCAGCCCGGATTGCCGCCGTCGTCGGCCCCTACCCCGTCTATGCGGCGCTCGACATCGCACTGCTGCCCCTGGTCGCGCTGACGTTGCTCGCGGTGCTGCTGCGCGCAAAAAATCGCCGAAATCTGCCGTTGGTCTTGATCCTCGGGCTGATGGCGATGGCGAATCTGACGTTTCATCTCGCGGTGCTCGGCGTCGTCGATGTACCGCCGATGCAGCCGCTGTATGCCTGCCTGGCGCTGATCGTCATGGTCGAGAGCGTCATCACCGGCCGCGTGGTGCCCGCGTTCATGAACAACGCCACGCCCGGGCTCGGTCTGGTGATCCGTCGCAAGCCGGAGTTGCTGACGCTCGCCGTCACCGCGCTGGCGCTGGCCGCGTGGGTGTTCGCGCCGGTGGGCGTGCCGACGATGATCGTTCTGCTGCTGGCGGCGCTGCTGCATGTGCGGCGCTGGGTGAACTGGCGCCCCTGGGCCGTCGGCCGACGTCCGATCCTGTGGGTTCTGTATGCCGCCTATGCATGGATCCCGATCGGCCTCGCGCTGCTCGCGTTCGCCGCATTGCGGCTCGTGCCGAACTCGCCGGGCGTGCATGCGCTCGCCGTCGGGGCGACCGGCGGCCTGATTCTCGGCATGGTCACCCGCACCGCGCGCGGCCACACCGGTCGGCCGCTGAAGTCATCGGGGCCCGAGATTCTGGCCTACGCGCTGGTATTGGCAGCGGCCGTCCTTCGCGTGCTGCTGCCGCTGATTTCCCCAGCCCTGTTGCCCCTCGCGCTGATCGGCGCGGCGGCAGCATGGTCCGGCGCATTTGCCATCTATCTCGTGATCTACGCCCCCTGGCTGTTGCGGGCGCGCATCGACGGGAAAGATGGTTGA
- a CDS encoding 2-hydroxycyclohexanecarboxyl-CoA dehydrogenase: MQRFQDKTVVVTGGGGGIGGATCRRFGAEGAKVAVFDLNHEAGEKVAAAIRADGGRAQAFRCDITDRASVDAAVAETEKTLGAIDVLVNNAGWDVFKPFTKTEPAQWDKLIAINLTGALLMHHAVLPGMAARKSGRIVNIASDAARVGSSGEAVYAACKGGLVSFSKTIAREHARHGITVNVVCPGPTDTALFADYRSGAGNPEKLMEAFTRSIPLGRIGQPDDLPGAILFFASDDAAYVTGQVLSVSGGLTVNG; encoded by the coding sequence ATGCAACGCTTTCAGGACAAGACCGTGGTCGTCACCGGGGGTGGCGGCGGCATTGGCGGCGCCACCTGCCGCCGCTTCGGCGCCGAGGGCGCGAAGGTCGCCGTGTTCGACCTCAACCACGAGGCCGGCGAGAAGGTCGCCGCCGCGATCCGCGCCGACGGCGGGCGCGCGCAGGCCTTCCGCTGCGACATCACCGACCGTGCCAGCGTCGACGCCGCGGTCGCCGAGACCGAGAAGACGCTCGGCGCCATCGACGTGCTGGTCAACAACGCCGGCTGGGACGTGTTCAAGCCGTTCACCAAGACCGAGCCGGCGCAGTGGGACAAGCTGATCGCGATCAACCTGACGGGTGCGCTACTCATGCACCACGCGGTGCTGCCCGGCATGGCGGCGCGCAAGAGTGGGCGGATCGTCAACATCGCCTCCGATGCGGCGCGTGTCGGCTCCTCCGGGGAAGCGGTTTACGCGGCCTGCAAGGGCGGCCTCGTGTCGTTCTCCAAGACCATCGCCCGCGAGCATGCGCGCCACGGCATCACCGTGAACGTGGTCTGCCCGGGTCCGACCGACACCGCGCTGTTCGCCGACTACCGGTCAGGCGCGGGCAACCCCGAAAAGCTGATGGAAGCCTTCACGCGCTCCATTCCGCTCGGGCGCATCGGCCAGCCGGACGATCTGCCCGGTGCCATCCTTTTCTTCGCCAGCGACGACGCCGCCTATGTCACCGGCCAGGTGCTCAGCGTGTCGGGCGGACTGACGGTGAATGGCTGA
- a CDS encoding Cyclohexanecarboxylate--CoA ligase, with protein MDFDAILLAPRRAAMIEGGLWYDRTINDALDACLRDCPDKTALTAVQLADGSVRAFSYRELAAMADRIAMGLVRLGVGQNDVVSVQLPNSWQFTATYLACSRIGAVINPLMTIFRERELSFMLRHGGSKVMIVPKSYRGFDFEQMLTALSPALPDLQQVVVVGGTGANGFERLLSEPAWENEPNAPALLRQHRPLPDDITQLIYTSGTTGEPKGVMHSANTLMANIVPYAERLHLGPDDTIFMASPMAHQTGFMYGLMMPIVLKASAVLQDIWEPGPGAENIRRYRATFTMASTPFLTDLTRVVHETGQAVPTLKTFLCAGAPVPGPLVQQAREVLGTKIVSAWGMTENGAVTLIRPEDDDARAASTDGSPLPGVELKVADALGHGLPTGEVGRLLVRASSNFGGYLKRPQWNATDAEGWFDTGDLARSLDDGYIRIAGRSKDVIIRGGENIPVFEIESLLYKHPAVAQVAIVAYPDERLGERACAFVVVKAGQRFDFGTMIEHLKGLKVAAPYMPERLVLQDAMPTTPSGKIQKFKLRELIRSLPA; from the coding sequence ATGGATTTCGATGCCATTCTGCTGGCGCCGCGGCGTGCGGCAATGATCGAGGGCGGACTCTGGTACGACCGCACCATCAACGACGCGCTCGACGCCTGCCTGCGCGATTGTCCCGACAAGACGGCCCTGACCGCGGTGCAACTGGCCGATGGTTCGGTGCGCGCCTTCAGCTACCGTGAACTTGCGGCCATGGCGGATCGCATTGCGATGGGCCTCGTGCGCCTGGGCGTCGGCCAGAACGACGTGGTTTCGGTTCAGCTTCCGAACAGCTGGCAGTTCACCGCGACCTACCTCGCCTGCTCGCGCATCGGTGCGGTAATCAACCCGCTGATGACGATTTTCCGCGAACGCGAATTGTCGTTCATGCTGCGGCATGGCGGATCGAAGGTGATGATCGTGCCGAAGTCGTACCGCGGATTCGACTTCGAGCAGATGTTGACGGCGCTCTCGCCGGCGCTGCCGGACCTGCAACAGGTGGTCGTGGTCGGCGGTACCGGCGCGAACGGCTTCGAGCGGCTGCTCAGCGAGCCGGCCTGGGAGAACGAGCCCAACGCGCCCGCGCTGCTGCGCCAGCACCGCCCGTTGCCGGACGACATCACGCAGCTGATCTACACCTCGGGCACGACCGGGGAACCGAAGGGGGTGATGCATTCGGCGAACACGCTGATGGCGAACATCGTTCCCTACGCCGAGCGGCTGCACCTGGGGCCGGACGACACGATCTTCATGGCGTCGCCGATGGCGCATCAGACCGGCTTCATGTACGGGTTGATGATGCCGATCGTGCTCAAGGCCAGCGCGGTGCTGCAGGACATCTGGGAGCCGGGCCCGGGCGCAGAGAACATCCGACGCTACCGCGCGACGTTCACGATGGCCTCGACCCCGTTCCTGACCGACCTCACCCGCGTCGTGCACGAGACCGGCCAGGCGGTGCCGACGCTGAAGACCTTCCTGTGCGCCGGCGCGCCGGTCCCCGGCCCGCTGGTGCAGCAGGCGCGCGAGGTGCTGGGCACGAAGATCGTCTCCGCCTGGGGCATGACCGAGAACGGCGCAGTCACGCTGATCCGTCCCGAAGACGACGACGCACGCGCGGCGTCGACTGACGGCAGCCCGCTGCCCGGCGTCGAGCTCAAGGTGGCCGACGCGCTCGGCCACGGGCTCCCGACGGGAGAGGTGGGACGGCTGCTGGTGCGCGCCTCTTCCAACTTCGGCGGCTACCTGAAGCGCCCGCAGTGGAACGCGACCGACGCCGAAGGCTGGTTCGACACCGGGGATCTGGCGCGGAGCCTCGACGACGGCTACATCCGCATCGCAGGCCGCAGCAAGGACGTGATCATCCGCGGCGGCGAGAACATTCCGGTGTTCGAAATCGAGTCGCTGCTCTACAAGCATCCTGCGGTCGCTCAGGTCGCGATCGTCGCCTACCCCGACGAGCGGCTCGGCGAACGCGCCTGCGCGTTCGTCGTGGTCAAAGCCGGGCAGCGTTTCGACTTCGGGACGATGATCGAACACCTGAAGGGCCTGAAGGTCGCGGCACCGTACATGCCGGAGCGCCTGGTCTTGCAGGATGCGATGCCGACAACGCCGTCGGGCAAGATCCAGAAGTTCAAGCTGCGCGAACTGATCCGGAGCTTGCCCGCATGA
- a CDS encoding Enoyl-CoA hydratase: MDYTGYHQLKFEHQPDGVLLITMNRPEKYNATDEQMHGELARVWSDVSKDEQTRVAVITGAGKAFSAGGDLAMVERLTGNPERVGHMLREMSELVYGIVNCEKPIISAINGVAVGAGAVVGLLADISICAQDAKIGDGHVKLGVAAGDHAAIAWPLLVGPAKANYYLLTGEMLNGAEAERIGLVSKAVAREQVLDEALRVAGVIATGSQPAIRLTKRALTSWIRNAGPIFDQSAAYEMLCFMGPDVVEGYTALREKRTPRFPSAAPTSP; encoded by the coding sequence ATGGATTACACCGGATACCACCAGCTCAAGTTCGAGCACCAACCCGACGGTGTGCTGCTGATCACGATGAACCGGCCCGAGAAGTACAACGCGACGGACGAGCAAATGCACGGCGAGCTGGCGCGCGTGTGGTCCGATGTTTCGAAGGATGAGCAGACCCGCGTCGCCGTCATCACGGGCGCCGGCAAGGCGTTTTCCGCGGGCGGCGACCTCGCGATGGTCGAGCGCCTGACCGGCAACCCCGAGCGCGTCGGCCACATGCTGCGCGAGATGAGTGAACTGGTCTACGGCATCGTCAATTGCGAGAAGCCGATCATTTCGGCGATCAATGGCGTCGCCGTGGGAGCGGGCGCGGTGGTCGGCCTGCTCGCCGACATTTCGATTTGCGCGCAAGATGCCAAGATCGGTGACGGCCATGTCAAGCTCGGTGTCGCGGCCGGAGACCACGCCGCCATTGCCTGGCCCCTGCTCGTGGGTCCGGCCAAGGCCAACTACTACCTGTTGACCGGCGAGATGCTGAATGGCGCGGAGGCCGAGCGCATTGGGCTGGTTTCGAAGGCCGTCGCCAGGGAGCAGGTGCTGGACGAAGCGCTGCGCGTGGCGGGTGTGATCGCCACCGGCTCGCAACCTGCCATTCGGCTCACCAAGCGCGCGCTCACCAGCTGGATCCGCAACGCCGGCCCGATCTTCGATCAATCGGCGGCCTACGAAATGCTCTGCTTCATGGGTCCCGACGTGGTCGAAGGCTACACCGCGCTGCGAGAAAAGCGCACGCCCCGGTTTCCTTCCGCCGCGCCGACTTCTCCTTAA
- a CDS encoding SirB2 family protein codes for MEYLSVKAVHVTCVVVSISLFLLRGTLQGLGRPWRNSRVLLVAPHVVDTLLLASALWLCWIIGQYPFVQGWLTAKVLALVLYIALGRIALGRSTPAARRWPAFALALICVGYIVGVALTHSPTWGRF; via the coding sequence ATGGAATACCTTTCGGTGAAGGCGGTGCACGTGACTTGCGTGGTGGTCAGCATCAGCCTGTTTCTGTTACGCGGTACGTTGCAGGGGCTGGGCCGACCGTGGCGAAATTCACGTGTGCTGCTGGTGGCGCCGCATGTGGTCGACACCCTGCTGCTCGCGTCCGCGCTGTGGCTTTGCTGGATCATCGGCCAGTACCCGTTCGTGCAGGGCTGGCTGACTGCGAAGGTGCTCGCGCTCGTTCTCTACATCGCCTTGGGACGGATTGCGCTCGGACGCAGCACGCCGGCGGCGCGGCGCTGGCCGGCGTTCGCGCTCGCGCTGATCTGCGTCGGCTATATCGTCGGCGTTGCGTTGACCCACTCGCCGACCTGGGGCCGCTTCTGA
- a CDS encoding Cytochrome c oxidase (cbb3-type) subunit CcoO, producing the protein MKSETTLIGGAMVTMALSVSALVILPMMDLQNVTPTPGLKPYSSAELRGRQVYISNGCVYCHTQQPRTKEFAAADFKRGWGRATVAGDYAYDSPPLLGDMRTGPDLMNIGVRQPSEQWNLGHLYEPRAYVPGSIMPAFPFLFEAKTQADKDEVVVTLPPGYAPPGKVVVARPEAVDLVKYLLSLNRSFPAIETPPAANAPATPAAASAKN; encoded by the coding sequence ATGAAAAGCGAAACCACACTCATCGGCGGCGCGATGGTGACGATGGCGTTGTCCGTCAGTGCGCTCGTGATACTGCCGATGATGGACCTGCAAAACGTCACCCCCACGCCGGGGCTCAAACCTTATAGCAGCGCCGAACTGCGCGGTCGGCAGGTGTACATCAGCAACGGCTGCGTGTACTGCCACACGCAACAGCCGCGCACCAAGGAATTCGCAGCCGCCGACTTCAAGCGCGGCTGGGGCCGCGCTACGGTCGCCGGCGACTATGCCTACGATTCACCACCGCTGCTGGGGGACATGCGCACCGGTCCCGACTTGATGAACATCGGCGTTCGCCAACCCAGCGAGCAATGGAACCTGGGGCACCTGTATGAGCCTCGCGCCTATGTGCCCGGCAGCATCATGCCGGCCTTTCCTTTCCTGTTCGAGGCCAAGACGCAGGCTGACAAGGATGAAGTGGTCGTGACCCTGCCACCGGGCTACGCCCCGCCAGGGAAGGTCGTGGTTGCACGCCCGGAGGCAGTCGACCTGGTGAAGTACCTGTTGTCCCTGAATCGCAGCTTCCCGGCCATCGAGACGCCACCGGCAGCAAATGCACCCGCGACACCGGCAGCGGCGTCAGCCAAAAATTGA
- a CDS encoding Cyclohexanecarboxyl-CoA dehydrogenase, which produces MNRNPYIDDDLAAIAEQARRFATDRVAPGFLERDQARVLDRTLMREMGELGFIAPELPEVFGGQGLGCLAAGVIHEEIARADLSISYINLLASLNSQILSQHGQPGVAKPWLERLVHGEALCAIALTEPRGGSDAANLRLKVERAGNSDYVINGEKTSISAADQADITVVFGRTGSVDSGAQGVTALLVPMDIPGITTSRFDCHGQRAIGRGSIFFENVRVPADHRLGDENKGFVQVMQGFDFSRALIGLQVLAVARIALDETWEYVTQREAFGKPLSAFQGVSHPLAELDTQVEAARLLCLQALWLKDHDLPHGAEAAMAKWWAPKLAYDVVHQCLLMFGHGGYDRGVMEQRLRDVLGFQIGDGTAQIMKTIIARSRAGRDAVPA; this is translated from the coding sequence ATGAACCGCAACCCTTACATCGACGACGATCTGGCGGCTATCGCCGAGCAGGCGCGCCGCTTCGCCACGGATCGGGTCGCGCCGGGTTTTCTGGAACGCGACCAGGCCCGCGTGCTGGACCGGACGCTGATGCGCGAGATGGGCGAGCTGGGCTTCATCGCGCCGGAGCTTCCCGAGGTTTTCGGCGGTCAGGGTCTGGGTTGCCTCGCAGCCGGCGTGATCCACGAGGAGATCGCACGCGCGGATTTGTCGATCAGTTATATCAACCTGCTCGCTTCGCTGAACAGCCAGATCCTGTCGCAGCACGGCCAACCCGGTGTGGCGAAGCCGTGGCTCGAGAGGCTCGTGCACGGCGAGGCGCTTTGCGCGATCGCGCTGACCGAACCGCGTGGCGGCTCGGATGCCGCCAACCTGCGACTCAAGGTCGAACGCGCGGGCAACAGCGACTATGTGATCAACGGCGAGAAGACCTCGATCTCCGCAGCCGACCAAGCCGACATCACGGTCGTGTTCGGCCGCACCGGCAGCGTCGATTCGGGCGCACAGGGCGTCACTGCGCTGCTGGTACCGATGGACATCCCTGGGATCACGACCAGTCGCTTCGACTGTCATGGGCAGCGCGCGATCGGCCGTGGTTCGATCTTCTTCGAGAACGTACGCGTGCCGGCGGACCATCGCCTCGGCGACGAGAACAAAGGGTTCGTGCAGGTGATGCAGGGCTTCGACTTCTCGCGCGCGCTGATCGGCCTGCAGGTACTGGCGGTGGCACGGATCGCGCTCGACGAGACCTGGGAATACGTGACCCAGCGCGAGGCTTTCGGCAAGCCGCTGTCGGCCTTCCAGGGTGTCTCGCATCCGCTGGCCGAACTCGACACCCAGGTGGAGGCGGCGCGACTGCTGTGCCTGCAGGCCCTTTGGCTGAAGGACCATGACCTGCCGCACGGCGCGGAAGCGGCGATGGCGAAATGGTGGGCGCCGAAGCTGGCGTACGACGTGGTGCATCAGTGCCTGCTGATGTTCGGCCACGGTGGCTACGACCGCGGAGTCATGGAACAGCGGCTGCGCGACGTGCTGGGTTTTCAGATCGGCGACGGCACCGCGCAGATCATGAAGACCATCATTGCCAGGTCGCGTGCCGGGCGCGACGCGGTGCCGGCGTGA